Proteins from a single region of Desulfobacter postgatei 2ac9:
- a CDS encoding FeoA family protein — MTVINLRQMKRNQTGVITSVKAQGEMGRRIRDMGIVPGKEVTVQGRAPLYDPVALRIMGFTLTLRNNEADYIQVEVE; from the coding sequence ATGACCGTCATCAACCTGAGACAAATGAAGCGGAACCAGACCGGGGTCATTACCTCTGTGAAAGCGCAGGGCGAAATGGGTCGCCGGATACGGGATATGGGAATTGTACCCGGCAAAGAAGTTACCGTCCAGGGCAGGGCACCGCTGTATGACCCCGTGGCATTGCGGATCATGGGCTTCACCTTGACCTTAAGAAACAACGAAGCCGATTATATCCAGGTGGAGGTGGAATAG
- the feoB gene encoding ferrous iron transport protein B, with protein sequence MSIAIALAGNPNAGKTTLFNELTGARQHVGNYPGVTVEKKQGTCVSEVGTFEIIDLPGTYSLTAYSLEEVVARDYLVNEKPAMIVNIVDASNLERNLYLSVQFMEMGIPVCLALNMMDVAQKRGIEINADRLSELLGVPVVPMVARTGKGKKELLAQVAKAIDKPAAPLLISYGQDIDKTLDEMEKIIRENNFLTDRYPPRWVALKYLENDNQILELGADCSKETAGKLIEIGEKVGRHMSATLDTHPEGMIADQRYGFINSILKQNVVRFAYDRNRLQRSDQIDKVLTNRFLGPLLMVGVLAALFQFTFTYSALPVEWIEGLFGWISGVADAILPDGLLKSMIVSGIIDGVGGVMGFVPLIMFMFLGISFIEDSGYLARMAFMLDRVFRIFGLHGSSVMAFIVSGGIAGGCAVPGVMAARTLKSPKERLATLLTVPFMNCGAKLPVYALLVAAFFPKSQTTVMVILTMISWIGALLVAKLLRSTVIRGESTPFVMELPPYRLPTLKGLWIHTWERTWQYMKKAGTVILGISILLWTMMTFPGLDDKTTAQFESRRTAIIDSVQAEILKEIDTADKDAELSPEARKVKDALAGIDGRKSLTRLENSFAGRIGKALEKISYLAGFDWRTNIALLGGFAAKEVVVSTLGTAYSLGDVDSGSTESLGQRLAKAPGWGPVTAFALMIFTIFYSPCFVTVACIAKETGSWKWAAFSVGFNTALAFALSVLAYQVGSLIVN encoded by the coding sequence ATGAGCATAGCGATTGCCCTTGCAGGAAACCCAAATGCCGGAAAAACAACCCTTTTCAACGAACTGACAGGTGCACGTCAGCATGTGGGCAATTACCCCGGGGTCACCGTGGAAAAAAAACAGGGCACCTGCGTTTCCGAGGTCGGCACTTTTGAAATCATTGATCTTCCCGGCACCTATTCCCTGACCGCCTATTCACTGGAAGAGGTGGTGGCAAGGGACTACCTGGTTAATGAAAAGCCCGCCATGATCGTTAATATCGTGGATGCGTCAAACCTGGAACGTAACCTTTACCTGTCCGTGCAGTTCATGGAGATGGGTATTCCGGTCTGCCTGGCCCTGAACATGATGGATGTGGCCCAAAAAAGGGGCATAGAGATCAATGCCGACAGGCTGTCCGAGCTTTTGGGCGTTCCTGTGGTTCCCATGGTGGCGAGGACCGGCAAGGGAAAAAAAGAGCTGCTGGCCCAAGTGGCAAAAGCTATTGACAAACCGGCCGCACCCTTATTGATCTCCTATGGCCAGGACATTGACAAGACCCTGGATGAAATGGAAAAGATTATCCGGGAAAACAACTTTTTAACAGATAGATATCCGCCCCGCTGGGTGGCACTTAAGTATCTTGAAAACGACAATCAGATTTTGGAGCTTGGCGCGGACTGCAGTAAAGAAACAGCCGGCAAACTTATAGAAATTGGGGAAAAAGTCGGCAGGCATATGTCAGCGACCCTTGATACCCATCCCGAAGGCATGATTGCCGACCAGAGATACGGATTTATCAACTCCATCCTCAAGCAAAATGTGGTCCGGTTCGCCTATGACCGTAACCGGCTCCAGCGTTCGGATCAGATCGACAAAGTGCTGACCAACCGATTTTTGGGCCCCTTGCTGATGGTGGGCGTGCTGGCAGCCTTGTTCCAGTTTACCTTTACTTACAGTGCCTTGCCTGTTGAATGGATTGAAGGGCTTTTTGGCTGGATCAGCGGGGTGGCGGATGCGATCCTGCCCGACGGCCTTCTCAAATCCATGATTGTATCCGGAATCATTGACGGTGTTGGCGGTGTCATGGGGTTTGTGCCGCTGATCATGTTCATGTTTCTGGGTATCTCCTTTATTGAGGATTCAGGATATCTGGCCAGAATGGCCTTTATGCTGGACCGGGTATTCCGGATATTCGGACTCCACGGCAGTTCTGTCATGGCATTTATTGTTTCCGGCGGCATTGCCGGCGGGTGTGCCGTGCCCGGCGTTATGGCGGCCCGGACTCTGAAATCTCCCAAGGAACGTCTGGCCACCCTTCTGACTGTACCGTTCATGAACTGCGGTGCCAAACTTCCGGTATATGCCCTGCTGGTCGCAGCATTTTTTCCCAAGAGCCAGACCACTGTCATGGTCATCCTTACCATGATTTCGTGGATCGGCGCCCTGCTGGTGGCAAAACTTTTAAGGAGTACGGTAATTCGTGGAGAATCCACGCCCTTTGTCATGGAATTGCCCCCCTACCGGCTGCCCACCCTTAAAGGGCTCTGGATCCACACCTGGGAAAGAACCTGGCAGTACATGAAAAAGGCAGGTACTGTGATCCTGGGTATCTCTATTCTTCTTTGGACCATGATGACCTTTCCCGGACTGGATGACAAAACCACGGCACAATTTGAATCCCGGCGTACAGCTATCATTGATTCAGTTCAGGCAGAGATTTTAAAGGAAATTGACACCGCAGATAAAGACGCTGAGCTTTCCCCTGAGGCCCGGAAGGTAAAGGATGCCCTGGCGGGTATTGACGGTCGGAAATCCCTGACCAGGCTTGAAAATTCTTTTGCCGGCAGAATCGGCAAAGCCCTTGAAAAAATTTCTTACCTGGCCGGATTTGACTGGCGGACCAATATCGCCCTGCTGGGTGGTTTTGCAGCCAAGGAGGTGGTGGTGTCCACACTGGGAACAGCCTATTCTCTTGGGGATGTGGACTCTGGAAGCACAGAATCCCTGGGACAAAGGCTTGCCAAAGCCCCTGGGTGGGGGCCTGTCACCGCCTTTGCTCTGATGATTTTTACAATCTTTTACTCCCCTTGTTTTGTGACGGTTGCGTGTATTGCAAAGGAGACCGGGTCTTGGAAATGGGCGGCATTTTCAGTGGGTTTTAATACGGCCCTGGCTTTTGCGCTGTCAGTGTTGGCGTACCAGGTCGGCTCCCTGATTGTTAATTAA
- a CDS encoding FeoB-associated Cys-rich membrane protein: MGNILVGLIVAAALFYLIRRVIKIFKGESSCSSGCEGCTPSTQQKCCSPKDHSDTDRLE, translated from the coding sequence ATGGGAAATATTCTGGTTGGACTGATTGTGGCCGCAGCCCTGTTTTATTTGATCAGAAGAGTGATCAAAATTTTTAAAGGAGAGTCCTCATGCAGCTCCGGATGTGAAGGGTGTACGCCCTCCACGCAGCAGAAGTGCTGCAGCCCAAAAGACCATTCAGACACTGACCGGTTGGAATAA
- a CDS encoding class I SAM-dependent methyltransferase, whose protein sequence is MDTQGAFAAKIYDPVLFFALKNIRQDIIRLIPDHDARILDLCCGTGDQLRRLSNAGFSNLTGVDISSDMLKVARKGNKIAKLMECDVQHTGLPGASFDIIIISLAVHEKSAQMQNNMLAEANRLLAPGGQLILVDFSLDDQAKMMSKIAATIIERLAGEAHYRNFKTYVKKGGMISVIQGRFKIRQQIRHAQGVISIWTVTASNHNLSASLL, encoded by the coding sequence ATGGATACCCAAGGCGCTTTTGCTGCAAAAATATACGACCCTGTACTCTTTTTTGCCCTGAAAAACATCCGGCAGGATATCATCCGTCTGATTCCAGACCATGACGCACGCATTCTGGATCTGTGCTGCGGGACCGGCGATCAGTTGAGAAGATTGTCAAACGCAGGCTTCAGCAATTTAACAGGTGTGGATATATCCTCCGACATGCTTAAGGTTGCCCGGAAAGGCAATAAAATTGCAAAGCTAATGGAATGTGATGTGCAGCACACAGGACTGCCTGGTGCAAGTTTCGACATCATTATCATTTCCCTTGCAGTTCATGAAAAATCTGCCCAGATGCAAAATAATATGCTGGCGGAGGCGAATCGTCTGTTAGCGCCGGGCGGTCAACTTATTTTAGTGGATTTTTCTCTGGATGATCAGGCCAAGATGATGAGCAAAATCGCTGCCACCATAATTGAACGCCTCGCTGGTGAAGCGCATTATCGTAATTTTAAAACCTATGTAAAAAAAGGCGGTATGATCTCTGTTATCCAGGGTCGTTTTAAAATACGGCAACAGATCAGGCATGCGCAGGGCGTGATCAGCATCTGGACAGTGACGGCAAGCAACCATAATCTCTCTGCCAGCCTGCTTTAA
- a CDS encoding 3-hydroxybutyryl-CoA dehydrogenase: MEVNTFGVVGSGQMGNGIAQVAAAAGMNVIMSDIKEEFCEKGLATISGSLDRLLKKEKITQADKDTTLARITTTTDLKDMAKADFVVEAAVEREDLKFQIFRNLDEICPENVILASNTSSIPIGSIAAQTSRPDKVIGMHFMNPVPMMKLVEVIRGIATSEQTFKLTWDLSKKFGKIPAEANDFPGFIANRILMPMINEAVFCLYQSVGTKEDIDTVMKLGMAHPMGPLTLADLIGLDTCLAIMETLYDGFKDSKYRPCPLLRKYVQAGWLGRKTGKGFYDYK; this comes from the coding sequence ATGGAAGTAAACACCTTTGGTGTTGTGGGTTCCGGTCAGATGGGCAACGGCATTGCCCAGGTGGCTGCTGCGGCAGGAATGAATGTAATCATGAGCGACATTAAAGAAGAGTTCTGCGAAAAAGGCCTTGCAACAATTTCAGGCTCCCTGGACCGTCTGTTAAAGAAAGAAAAAATAACCCAGGCGGATAAGGATACCACCCTTGCCAGAATTACCACCACTACGGATTTAAAGGATATGGCCAAGGCCGATTTCGTGGTGGAAGCCGCCGTGGAACGTGAAGACCTGAAATTTCAAATATTCAGGAACTTGGACGAAATCTGCCCAGAGAACGTGATCCTGGCCTCCAACACGTCATCCATTCCCATCGGCAGCATAGCAGCCCAGACCTCCCGACCGGACAAGGTGATCGGCATGCATTTCATGAACCCCGTGCCCATGATGAAACTTGTGGAGGTCATCAGGGGGATTGCCACTTCCGAACAGACCTTTAAACTGACCTGGGATCTGTCCAAGAAATTCGGAAAGATCCCGGCCGAAGCCAATGACTTCCCCGGGTTCATCGCCAACCGGATACTGATGCCCATGATCAATGAGGCGGTTTTCTGTCTCTACCAGAGCGTCGGCACCAAAGAGGACATTGATACGGTCATGAAGCTTGGAATGGCACATCCCATGGGCCCGTTGACCCTTGCCGACCTCATTGGTCTGGATACCTGCCTTGCCATCATGGAAACCCTGTATGACGGATTCAAGGACTCCAAATACAGACCTTGCCCGCTGTTAAGAAAATATGTGCAGGCAGGATGGCTGGGACGCAAGACCGGCAAGGGATTTTACGATTACAAATAA
- a CDS encoding acetyl-CoA C-acetyltransferase — translation MNKAVIVSATRTPLGSFGGSLSGMGATTLGGLVIREAIRRADIEDAVVDECIMGMVLPCGYGQNPGKQAVVKAGLPWEVEAITVNKVCGSSLKAVMLAAQAIQCGDADVVVAGGMETMSMAPYYMEKARWGHRMGPGRIEDHMVHDGLWDVVNDFHMGMSNELCSERWEVTREDQDRFAAQSYARANKAVAQGRFKDEIMPVSIPQRKGDPKIFDTDECPQETTFEFLSKMKPAFKKDGVGTAGNASIIADGASAVVIMSESKAKELGCTVMAEIGAQASYAIDMKYVLMAPIYAIPKVLKKQGIGIHEVDLFEINEAFSGTSTGINKVLELDPEKVNVNGGSVALGHPIGASGARVLTTLLYEMAKRDVRTGLACLCLGGGEAVALVVNR, via the coding sequence ATGAACAAAGCAGTTATCGTCAGTGCGACCCGAACCCCCCTCGGCAGTTTTGGCGGTTCCTTAAGCGGCATGGGCGCCACAACACTTGGGGGTCTTGTCATCAGGGAAGCAATCCGACGTGCTGATATTGAGGATGCCGTGGTGGATGAATGCATCATGGGAATGGTCCTGCCCTGCGGGTACGGCCAGAATCCTGGAAAACAGGCTGTGGTTAAGGCAGGCCTACCCTGGGAAGTGGAAGCCATTACCGTAAACAAGGTGTGCGGGTCATCTCTTAAAGCCGTTATGCTGGCAGCCCAGGCTATCCAGTGCGGCGATGCTGATGTTGTGGTGGCCGGCGGCATGGAGACCATGAGCATGGCGCCTTATTATATGGAAAAGGCCAGGTGGGGACATCGCATGGGGCCCGGACGCATTGAGGACCATATGGTCCATGACGGGCTGTGGGATGTTGTAAATGATTTTCACATGGGCATGTCCAATGAACTTTGCTCCGAGCGCTGGGAAGTGACCCGTGAAGACCAGGACCGCTTTGCAGCCCAGTCCTATGCCCGGGCCAACAAGGCTGTTGCCCAAGGGCGGTTTAAGGATGAAATTATGCCTGTTTCGATCCCCCAGCGAAAGGGTGATCCTAAAATCTTTGATACGGACGAATGCCCCCAGGAGACAACTTTTGAATTTTTGTCCAAAATGAAACCCGCTTTTAAAAAAGACGGCGTTGGCACGGCAGGCAATGCGTCCATCATCGCCGATGGCGCAAGCGCCGTGGTGATAATGAGCGAATCAAAAGCAAAAGAGCTGGGATGCACGGTCATGGCAGAAATCGGCGCCCAGGCCTCCTATGCCATTGATATGAAATATGTGCTCATGGCACCCATTTACGCCATTCCCAAAGTCTTAAAAAAACAGGGTATCGGTATTCATGAGGTGGATTTGTTTGAAATCAACGAGGCCTTTTCCGGCACCTCCACCGGCATCAACAAGGTCCTGGAACTGGACCCCGAAAAGGTGAACGTCAACGGAGGTTCCGTGGCTTTGGGGCATCCCATCGGCGCCTCAGGCGCGCGGGTTCTGACCACATTATTGTATGAAATGGCCAAAAGAGATGTGAGAACCGGCCTTGCTTGCCTGTGTTTAGGGGGGGGAGAGGCCGTGGCACTAGTTGTCAACCGGTAG
- a CDS encoding universal stress protein, whose protein sequence is MNRFNHIMACIDLSDYSPMTLGYALGLAGRADLKVTICSIVPLREVNPVYMAGMMYPCREDTKEYLEELKEARITQIKELIRTRYPEFDGKTDIRIKMGYPAEEILTMIEEVDPDLVVMANKGRSNLSSFMFGSAAEFVFRHCRKALFSVRDKHIFKRMYSGNELPAPGELRNIMAAVDFSPWTEHILARAGWIAKITGAKLHVVHCIGTKELAWIKSHYIPENTFSEEEFLPKAKQQRKNQLEDHIKAAGIEDLAGIDITIDSGDPCEQILSAAKNLRADALVLGPLGHSRSVKFVLGSTIEKIFRHSPVPVLRLSPDICI, encoded by the coding sequence ATGAATCGATTCAACCACATTATGGCCTGTATTGACCTGTCTGATTACTCACCCATGACCCTGGGCTATGCCCTGGGCCTGGCAGGACGGGCAGATCTAAAGGTCACCATTTGTTCTATTGTCCCTTTGCGCGAAGTTAATCCGGTGTATATGGCCGGAATGATGTATCCCTGCAGGGAGGACACCAAAGAGTACCTGGAGGAACTTAAAGAAGCCAGGATTACCCAGATCAAGGAACTGATCCGGACACGTTACCCTGAATTCGACGGCAAAACCGATATCCGCATTAAAATGGGATATCCTGCCGAAGAGATCCTTACCATGATCGAAGAGGTCGACCCGGACCTTGTGGTCATGGCCAACAAAGGGCGTTCCAATCTATCGAGCTTCATGTTCGGCAGTGCCGCGGAATTTGTATTCCGTCACTGCAGAAAGGCCTTGTTCAGTGTCAGGGACAAACATATTTTTAAACGAATGTACTCAGGCAACGAACTGCCGGCACCCGGTGAGCTCCGAAACATTATGGCTGCTGTGGATTTTTCTCCCTGGACCGAACACATTCTGGCACGGGCGGGATGGATTGCAAAAATAACAGGTGCAAAGCTTCATGTGGTCCATTGCATCGGCACCAAGGAGCTTGCCTGGATAAAATCCCATTACATCCCTGAAAACACCTTTTCTGAAGAGGAATTTTTACCCAAGGCCAAACAACAGCGAAAAAACCAGCTTGAGGATCATATAAAGGCCGCAGGCATTGAGGATTTGGCAGGGATTGATATCACCATTGACTCGGGAGATCCTTGTGAACAGATACTTAGTGCGGCAAAAAACCTCAGGGCAGATGCCTTGGTTTTAGGCCCGTTAGGTCACAGTCGCTCGGTCAAATTTGTTCTGGGCAGCACCATTGAAAAAATTTTTCGTCACAGCCCGGTACCGGTGCTGCGTTTGAGCCCTGATATCTGCATTTAA
- a CDS encoding hybrid sensor histidine kinase/response regulator encodes MSDKPSYEMLEQQIKKLERSVQGARRAELINRTLFYIASDLTTCDSLADLYASIYKRVSGLMDISNFFIAVYHKDQKAIQYVFRRDEGSDMAPEWIYNFPEKCCLTGDVVMNKKPLLLDEQQLIDLAAKGRVMGRLPKNWLGIPLMVKSDVVGVMAVKSYNNCVKYNEEHVELLSFVSDTIATAIQKKQAENELRKAKKRLVRTQKLEAIATLAGGIAHDFNNTLSITLGNINLAQMAAASGTIRGYLDDAEQSVLQAKNLASKFVIFSSSSTVGIKTHIDLTGFINVTLDQLKQEKNILSRLEVFDLPPVIEADREALNEALKNVVINASEAMENKAPVKITARLYAERKGMIVISITDQGRGIRSEDLEKIFDPYFSTKPKGGNRGTGLGLSIAWAIVKNHQGNIQIRSTPGQGTCVDIILPIFPKSTPKETFKPKEVEPKTRRSARVATRKPLVLFMDDDAMILEVTEIILTQLGYEPVLAKSGEEAVERYQACLVEGKIIGKVILDLEVKHGMGGEETMEKLLALNPGIKGIVASGYSNDVVMENHSFFGFSAALSKPFSIMALKQALDGL; translated from the coding sequence ATGAGCGATAAACCCAGTTACGAAATGCTTGAGCAACAGATCAAAAAACTGGAGCGCTCCGTCCAAGGAGCCCGCCGGGCAGAGTTGATCAATAGAACGCTGTTCTATATTGCATCCGATTTGACCACCTGCGACTCCCTTGCAGACCTGTACGCCTCCATCTACAAACGTGTGTCAGGCCTTATGGATATTTCGAATTTTTTTATAGCCGTTTATCACAAAGACCAAAAAGCCATACAGTATGTATTTCGCAGGGACGAAGGGTCAGATATGGCTCCTGAATGGATATACAATTTTCCTGAAAAGTGCTGTTTAACAGGTGATGTGGTTATGAACAAAAAGCCCTTACTGCTGGATGAACAGCAACTTATCGACCTTGCCGCCAAAGGCAGGGTCATGGGACGATTGCCCAAAAACTGGCTGGGTATCCCGTTGATGGTCAAAAGCGATGTGGTTGGCGTGATGGCGGTAAAAAGTTATAATAATTGCGTCAAATACAATGAAGAGCATGTGGAGCTACTCAGTTTTGTTTCGGATACCATTGCCACAGCCATTCAAAAAAAGCAGGCTGAGAACGAATTGCGCAAAGCCAAAAAACGCCTGGTCCGCACCCAGAAGCTTGAAGCCATCGCCACATTGGCAGGCGGCATTGCCCATGATTTCAATAACACCCTCTCCATCACGCTTGGCAATATCAATTTGGCCCAGATGGCGGCGGCAAGCGGGACGATTAGAGGGTACCTGGATGACGCCGAACAATCGGTTCTCCAGGCAAAAAATCTGGCTTCCAAATTTGTTATCTTTTCAAGCAGCAGCACCGTGGGCATTAAAACCCATATCGACTTGACAGGCTTTATTAACGTTACCCTTGATCAACTGAAACAGGAAAAAAATATTTTGTCCCGGCTTGAGGTCTTTGACCTGCCTCCTGTCATTGAAGCCGATAGGGAAGCCCTCAATGAAGCGTTGAAGAATGTTGTCATAAATGCATCAGAAGCCATGGAGAATAAGGCTCCGGTAAAGATAACGGCTCGTCTTTATGCCGAACGAAAAGGCATGATTGTCATATCAATCACAGACCAGGGCAGGGGGATCCGGTCGGAGGATTTAGAAAAAATTTTTGACCCCTATTTTTCCACCAAACCCAAAGGGGGTAACCGGGGAACCGGCCTTGGACTTTCCATTGCCTGGGCCATTGTGAAAAATCACCAGGGCAATATCCAGATTCGCTCCACGCCGGGCCAGGGCACTTGTGTGGATATCATTTTGCCCATTTTCCCAAAAAGTACACCCAAAGAAACCTTTAAACCCAAAGAGGTGGAGCCTAAGACAAGGCGATCTGCCAGGGTGGCAACCCGAAAACCCCTTGTCCTGTTTATGGATGATGATGCCATGATTCTGGAGGTCACCGAAATAATTCTCACCCAGCTGGGCTACGAGCCTGTCCTTGCAAAATCCGGCGAAGAGGCGGTGGAGAGATACCAGGCCTGCCTTGTGGAGGGCAAAATTATCGGTAAGGTGATCCTTGACCTTGAAGTTAAGCATGGCATGGGCGGCGAAGAGACCATGGAAAAACTGCTGGCCCTGAACCCCGGAATCAAGGGGATTGTGGCCTCGGGCTATTCCAATGACGTGGTCATGGAAAACCATTCTTTCTTCGGCTTCTCTGCAGCCCTGTCCAAGCCCTTTTCCATCATGGCGCTGAAACAGGCCCTTGACGGTCTATGA
- a CDS encoding CvfB family protein — protein MSEETTPWKQAEKFLRKSQNRPSLRQPQSSSSRQSHPFLAKDPDAVVGQFQALTVKNLSDYGVYLSFGQDRVLLPNKYVPENTAVGQTIRVFVYTDSEDRPVATTLAPAGVVGDVVGLKVKDTAPFGIFMDWGLEKDLLVPRSEQEGRMEPGETHLVRICLDESTHRIYGSTLMSNLASGDAGELSYGEAVELIIHSISPIGYTALINKTCLGMLYKNETFEDLSIGDRCRGYVLRVREDGKVDLTLKQPGYASVEASAQKIIQVLEAGGGVSPCHDKSRPEEIQAAFAMSKKEFKRAVGSLYKQGRITLHKTDGIRLKS, from the coding sequence ATGTCCGAAGAAACTACGCCCTGGAAGCAGGCAGAAAAATTTTTGAGAAAAAGTCAAAATCGGCCATCTTTAAGACAGCCTCAGTCTTCATCTTCAAGACAGTCCCATCCTTTTTTAGCAAAGGACCCTGACGCTGTGGTTGGGCAGTTCCAGGCTCTGACTGTGAAGAACCTTTCCGACTATGGGGTATATTTAAGTTTTGGCCAGGACCGGGTGCTTCTGCCCAATAAGTACGTGCCGGAAAATACTGCTGTGGGGCAGACAATCCGTGTTTTTGTCTATACTGATTCCGAGGACAGGCCCGTGGCAACCACATTGGCGCCTGCCGGGGTTGTGGGAGATGTTGTGGGACTTAAAGTCAAGGATACAGCCCCTTTTGGCATTTTCATGGATTGGGGCCTGGAAAAAGATCTTCTGGTTCCCCGCAGTGAACAAGAGGGGCGGATGGAGCCGGGTGAAACCCATCTGGTCAGGATTTGCCTGGATGAATCCACCCACAGGATTTATGGGTCCACCCTGATGTCGAATCTTGCCTCTGGTGATGCCGGTGAACTCTCTTATGGGGAGGCTGTGGAGTTGATCATCCATAGTATTTCACCTATCGGCTATACAGCTCTGATCAATAAAACCTGCCTGGGGATGCTCTATAAAAATGAGACCTTTGAAGACCTCTCCATTGGTGACCGGTGCCGTGGGTATGTCCTTCGTGTCCGGGAGGACGGCAAGGTGGATTTAACTCTGAAACAGCCGGGATACGCCTCAGTTGAAGCCTCTGCCCAGAAAATTATACAGGTACTTGAGGCTGGTGGAGGCGTAAGCCCCTGTCATGACAAAAGCCGCCCTGAAGAGATTCAAGCTGCATTTGCCATGAGTAAAAAGGAATTTAAACGGGCCGTGGGCAGCCTGTATAAACAAGGCCGCATCACTCTGCACAAGACTGACGGGATTCGCCTGAAGTCATGA
- a CDS encoding IS110 family transposase, whose product MLPECYMAPSELRELRRILRYRNHIVRTATQTKNKISGLLMEVGAEYNKKSYMANAISGN is encoded by the coding sequence CTGTTACCGGAATGTTATATGGCTCCGAGCGAGTTGCGAGAATTAAGAAGAATTTTAAGATACAGAAACCACATAGTCAGAACAGCAACCCAAACTAAAAATAAAATCTCTGGACTTTTAATGGAGGTCGGTGCTGAATACAACAAAAAAAGCTACATGGCAAACGCTATTTCTGGGAATTAA
- a CDS encoding helix-turn-helix domain-containing protein, whose amino-acid sequence MGHSIQIKEAVLQKVLSGNKTHDEISKEFGIGRSTIGKWLREYRKGGNINLTSKEKRPRDWTSEERVSALLATGSMSSEESASWCRKNGIFIHHLKQWRQDAVSGMATDFKRQ is encoded by the coding sequence ATGGGACATTCTATCCAAATCAAAGAAGCTGTGTTACAAAAGGTACTCTCGGGGAACAAAACCCATGATGAGATATCAAAAGAATTTGGGATTGGGCGGTCAACTATTGGCAAATGGTTAAGAGAATACAGAAAAGGCGGTAACATCAACTTGACATCAAAAGAAAAACGTCCCAGAGACTGGACTTCGGAAGAGCGCGTCTCAGCCCTGCTGGCTACGGGATCTATGTCTTCCGAGGAGAGCGCATCTTGGTGTCGTAAAAACGGGATTTTTATCCATCATCTGAAACAGTGGAGGCAAGATGCTGTTTCGGGAATGGCAACTGATTTCAAGAGGCAATAA
- the thiM gene encoding hydroxyethylthiazole kinase encodes MSLKRDIQTGIIHAVETVRQTNPMAGSVTNSVTINFVANAQLAVGGSAAMVYLPDEAQFLAQAGGAAYINVGTLTPVYEKTLPGMAEILHNTGKPWVLDPVAIGIGDLRTRLLQTFKPYKPAIIRGNASEIIALAGLWGLAGGTKTSNVRGVDSQDSVSAAKVAAVALAGWTGGAVAVSGKQDLITDGSVIAVSHGGSHFMEKITGSGCSLGGVMAVYATAASGFIAALTGTAVYNLAGCRAAEKADGPASFQVHFLDELYKAKPREIADNPFDIEEI; translated from the coding sequence ATGAGTCTTAAAAGAGACATTCAAACCGGAATAATTCATGCCGTTGAGACCGTAAGGCAGACCAATCCCATGGCAGGGTCCGTTACCAACTCGGTGACCATCAATTTTGTCGCCAATGCCCAACTTGCCGTGGGTGGTTCGGCAGCCATGGTCTATCTGCCGGATGAAGCCCAGTTCCTGGCCCAGGCCGGCGGTGCCGCATACATAAACGTGGGGACCCTGACACCGGTATATGAAAAGACTTTACCCGGCATGGCAGAAATTCTGCACAACACTGGGAAACCATGGGTTCTGGATCCTGTCGCCATCGGCATCGGTGATCTTCGCACCCGGCTGTTGCAGACATTTAAACCCTATAAACCCGCTATCATCCGTGGGAATGCCTCTGAAATTATTGCCCTGGCCGGGTTATGGGGGCTGGCCGGCGGCACAAAAACATCCAATGTCCGGGGTGTGGACTCCCAGGATTCGGTAAGCGCAGCCAAAGTTGCGGCTGTGGCCCTGGCCGGATGGACAGGCGGGGCTGTGGCCGTATCGGGCAAACAGGATTTAATTACTGATGGTTCGGTTATCGCCGTTTCCCATGGCGGGTCACACTTTATGGAAAAAATTACCGGATCAGGCTGTTCTTTAGGCGGCGTCATGGCCGTTTATGCAACGGCGGCCTCCGGGTTCATCGCAGCATTGACAGGCACGGCGGTCTATAATCTGGCCGGTTGCCGCGCCGCTGAAAAGGCAGATGGTCCGGCAAGTTTTCAAGTTCACTTTCTTGACGAATTATATAAGGCAAAACCAAGGGAAATTGCAGACAACCCGTTTGACATTGAGGAAATTTAA